One genomic region from Macaca mulatta isolate MMU2019108-1 chromosome 20, T2T-MMU8v2.0, whole genome shotgun sequence encodes:
- the ATXN2L gene encoding ataxin-2-like protein isoform X10 yields MLKPQPPQQPSQPQQPPPTQQAVARRLPGGTSPPNGGLPGPLATSAAPPGPPAAASPCLGPVATTGSGLRRGAEGILAPQPPPPPPPQQHQERPGAAAIGSARGQSTGKGPPQSPVFEGVYNNSRMLHFLTAVVGSTCDVKVKNGTTYEGIFKTLSSKFELAVDAVHRKASEPAGGPRREDIVDTMVFKPSDVMLVHFRNVDFNYATKDKFTDSAIAMNSKVNGEHKEKVLQRWEGGDSNSDDYDLESDMSNGWDPNEMFKFNEENYGVKTTYDSSLSSYTVPLEKDNSEEFRQRELRAAQLAREIESSPQYRLRIAMENDDGRTEEEKHSAVQRQGSGRESPSLASREGKYIPLPQRVREGPRGGVRCSSSRGGRPGLSSLPPRGPHHLDNSSPGPGSEARGINGGPSRMSPKAQRPLRGAKTLSSPSNRPSGETSVPPPPAVGRIYPPRSPKSAAPAPISASCPEPPIGSAVPTSSASIPVTSSVSDPGVGSISPASPKISLAPTDVKELSTKEPGRTLEPQELARIAGKVPGLQNEQKRFQLEELRKFGAQFKLQPSSSPENSLDPFPPRILKEEPKGKEKEVDGLLTSEPMGSPVSSKTESVSDKEDKPPLAPAGGTEGPEQPPPPCPSQTGSPPVGLIKGEDKDEGPVAEQVKKSTLNPNAKEFNPTKPLLSVNKSTSTPTSPGPRTHSTPSIPVLTAGQSGLYSPQYISYIPQIHMGPAVQAPQMYPYPVSNSVPGQQGKYRGAKGSLPPQRSDQHQPASAPPMMQAAAAAGPPLVAATPYSSYIPYNPQQFPGQPAMMQPMAHYPSQPVFAPMLQSNPRMLTSGSHPQAIVSSSTPQYPSAEQPTPQALYATVHQSYPHHATQLHAHQPQPATTPTGSQPQSQHAAPSPVQHQAGQAPHLGSGQPQQNLYHPGALTGTPPSLPPGPSAQSPQSSFPQPAAVYAIHHQQLPHGFTNMAHVTQAHVQTGITAAPPPHPGAPHPPQVMLLHPPQSHGGPPQGAVPQSGVPALSASTPSPYPYIGHPQGEQPGQAPGFPGGADDRIPPLPPPGELKIVLAAT; encoded by the exons ATGTTGAAGCCTCAGCCGCCACAACAGCCCTCCCagccccagcagccgccccccacGCAACAGGCCGTGGCCCGCCGGCTCCCCGGGGGCACCAGCCCTCCCAACGGCGGCCTCCCGGGGCCGCTGGCCACCTCCGCGGCTCCTCCCGGGCCTCCAGCGGCCGCCTCCCCCTGCCTAGGGCCTGTGGCAACTACCGGGAGCGGGCTCCGCCGGGGAGCCGAAGGCATCTTGgcgccgcagccgccgccgccgccgccgccgcagcagCACCAGGAGAGGCCAGGGGCCGCCGCCATCGGCAGCGCCAG GGGACAGAGCACAGGAAAGGGACCCCCACAGTCACCT GTGTTTGAAGGCGTCTACAACAATTCCAGAATGCTGCATTTCCTTACAGCTGTTGTG GGCTCCACTTGTGATGTAAAGGTGAAAAATGGTACCACCTATGAGGGTATATTCAAGACGCTAAGCTCAAAG TTTGAACTAGCAGTGGATGCTGTGCACCGGAAAGCATCTGAGCCAGCAGGTGGCCCTCGTCGGGAGGACATTGTGGACACCATGGTGTTTAAGCCAAGTGATGTCATGCTCGTTCACTTCCGAAATGTTGACTTCAACTACGCTACTAAAG ACAAGTTCACCGATTCAGCCATTGCCATGAACTCAAAAGTGAATGGGGAACACAAAGAGAAGGTGCTTCAGCGCTGGGAGGGGGGTGACAGCAACAGCGACGACTACGACCTCGAGTCCGACATG TCCAATGGATGGGACCCCAATGAAATGTTCAAGTTTAATGAGGAGAACTACGGTGTGAAGACCACCTACGATAGCAGTCTTTCTTCTTATAC GGTGCCCTTAGAAAAGGACAACTCAGAAGAATTTCGTCAGCGAGAGCTGCGTGCAGCCCAGTTGGCTCGAGAGATTGAATCAAGCCCCCAGTACCGCCTGCGGATCGCCATGGAGAACGATGATGGGCGCACTGAAGAGGAGAAGCACAGTGCGGTCCAGCGGCAGGGTTCGGGTCGGGAGAGCCCCAGCTTGGCATCCAG GGAGGGGAAGTATATCCCTCTGCCTCAGCGAGTCCGAGAAGGTCCCCGGGGAGGAGTTCGATGCAGCAGCTCTCGGGGCGGTCGGCCTGGCCTTAGCTCTTTGCCACCTCGTGGCCCTCACCATCTGGACAATAGCAGTCCTGGCCCAGGTTCTGAGGCCCGTGGTATCAATGGAG gccctTCCCGCATGTCCCCAAAGGCACAGCGGCCTCTGAGAGGTGCCAAGACTCTGTCTTCACCCAGTAATAGGCCTTCTGGAGAAACTTCTGTTCCACCTCCTCCTGCAG TGGGCCGGATATATCCCCCGCGTTCTCCCAAGTCTGCTGCCCCTGCCCCAATCTCAGCTTCCTGTCCTGAGCCTCCCATCGGCTCGGCAGTGCCAACCTCTTCAGCCTCCATCCCTGTGACCTCATCAGTCTCAGATCCTGGAGTGGGCTCCATTTCCCCAGCTTCTCCAAAGATCTCCCTGGCCCCCACAGATG TAAAAGAACTCTCTACCAAGGAACCTGGGAGAACTCTGGAGCCCCAGGAGCTGGCTCGGATAGCTGGGAAAG TCCCTGGTCTTCAGAATGAACAGAAACGATTCCAACTGGAAGAACTGAGAAAGTTTGGGGCCCAGTTTAAG CTTCAGCCCAGTAGCTCCCCTGAGAACAGCTTGGATCCTTTTCCTCCCCGGATCTTAAAGGAGGAGcccaaaggaaaggagaaggaggttgATGGTCTGTTGACTTCAGAGCCCATGGGGTCTCCCGTCTCCTCCAAGACAGAGTCCGTATCGGATAAGGAGGACAAACCACCCCTGGCACCAGCAGGAGGCACTGAGGGGCCAGAGCAGCCCCCACCACCTTGCCCAAGCCAAACTGGCAGCCCCCCGGTGGGCCTCATCAAGGGAGAAGACAAGGATGAGGGCCCTGTTGCTGA ACAAGTAAAGAAATCAACGTTGAACCCTAATGCTAAGGAATTCAATCCTACAAAGCCTCTGCTGTCTGTG AATAAATCCACCAGTACCCCAACTTCTCCAGGGCCCCGGACTCATTCAACTCCCTCCATCCCGGTGCTGACAGCAGGCCAGAGTGGGCTATACAGCCCCCAGTACATCTCCTACATACCTCAGATCCACATGGGACCAGCTGTGCAG GCACCTCAGATGTATCCATATCCTGTATCCAATTCAGTGCCTGGGCAGCAGGGCAAGTACCGGGGAGCAAAAG gctcCCTGCCCCCGCAGCGCTCGGACCAACACCAGCCAGCTTCAGCCCCGCCAATGATGCAGGCCGCCGCGGCTGCTGGCCCACCTCTGGTGGCTGCCACGCCCTATTCTTCCTACATACCCTACAACCCTCAGCAGTTCCCAGGCCAGCCTGCCATGATGCAGCCCATGGCCCACTACCCCTCACAG CCGGTGTTTGCCCCCATGCTTCAGAGCAACCCACGCATGCTGACATCGGGCAGCCATCCCCAGGCCATCGTGTCATCCTCTACCCCTCAGTACCCTTCTGCGGAGCAGCCCACTCCCCAAGCCCTTTATG CCACTGTTCACCAGTCCTACCCACACCATGCCACGCAGCTCCATGCCCACCAGCCGCAGCCGGCTACCACGCCTACTGGAAGCCAGCCGCAGTCCCAGCATGCGGCCCCCAGTCCTGTCCAG CATCAGGCGGGGCAGGCCCCACACCTGGGCAGTGGACAGCCACAGCAGAATCTGTACCACCCAGGGGCCCTGACAGGCACGCCGCCCTCTCTGCCACCGGGACCTTCTGCCCAGTCCCCTCAGAGCAGCTTCCCCCAGCCAGCCGCTGTGTATGCCATCCACCACCAGCAGCTGCCCCACGGCTTCACCAACATGGCCCATGTTACCCAG gCCCATGTCCAAACTGGAATCACAGCAGCCCCGCCCCCTCACCCTGGGGCTCCCCACCCgccccaggtgatgctgctgcaCCCACCCCAGAGTCATGGGGGGCCCCCCCAAGGCGCGGTGCCCCAGAGTGGGGTGCCTGCACTCTCAGCTTCCACACCCTCACCCTACCCCTACATCGGACACCCCCAAGGTGAGCAGCCTGGCCAGGCGCCTGGATTTCCAGGAGGAGCCGATGACAGGATTC CTCCCCTTCCACCCCCCGGGGAACTGAAGATTGTCCTGGCCGCGACCTGA
- the ATXN2L gene encoding ataxin-2-like protein isoform X16: MLKPQPPQQPSQPQQPPPTQQAVARRLPGGTSPPNGGLPGPLATSAAPPGPPAAASPCLGPVATTGSGLRRGAEGILAPQPPPPPPPQQHQERPGAAAIGSARGQSTGKGPPQSPVFEGVYNNSRMLHFLTAVVGSTCDVKVKNGTTYEGIFKTLSSKFELAVDAVHRKASEPAGGPRREDIVDTMVFKPSDVMLVHFRNVDFNYATKDKFTDSAIAMNSKVNGEHKEKVLQRWEGGDSNSDDYDLESDMSNGWDPNEMFKFNEENYGVKTTYDSSLSSYTVPLEKDNSEEFRQRELRAAQLAREIESSPQYRLRIAMENDDGRTEEEKHSAVQRQGSGRESPSLASREGKYIPLPQRVREGPRGGVRCSSSRGGRPGLSSLPPRGPHHLDNSSPGPGSEARGINGGPSRMSPKAQRPLRGAKTLSSPSNRPSGETSVPPPPAVGRIYPPRSPKSAAPAPISASCPEPPIGSAVPTSSASIPVTSSVSDPGVGSISPASPKISLAPTDVKELSTKEPGRTLEPQELARIAGKVPGLQNEQKRFQLEELRKFGAQFKLQPSSSPENSLDPFPPRILKEEPKGKEKEVDGLLTSEPMGSPVSSKTESVSDKEDKPPLAPAGGTEGPEQPPPPCPSQTGSPPVGLIKGEDKDEGPVAEQVKKSTLNPNAKEFNPTKPLLSVNKSTSTPTSPGPRTHSTPSIPVLTAGQSGLYSPQYISYIPQIHMGPAVQAPQMYPYPVSNSVPGQQGKYRGAKGSLPPQRSDQHQPASAPPMMQAAAAAGPPLVAATPYSSYIPYNPQQFPGQPAMMQPMAHYPSQPVFAPMLQSNPRMLTSGSHPQAIVSSSTPQYPSAEQPTPQALYATVHQSYPHHATQLHAHQPQPATTPTGSQPQSQHAAPSPVQHQAGQAPHLGSGQPQQNLYHPGALTGTPPSLPPGPSAQSPQSSFPQPAAVYAIHHQQLPHGFTNMAHVTQAHVQTGITAAPPPHPGAPHPPQVMLLHPPQSHGGPPQGAVPQSGVPALSASTPSPYPYIGHPQVQSHPSQQLPFHPPGN; this comes from the exons ATGTTGAAGCCTCAGCCGCCACAACAGCCCTCCCagccccagcagccgccccccacGCAACAGGCCGTGGCCCGCCGGCTCCCCGGGGGCACCAGCCCTCCCAACGGCGGCCTCCCGGGGCCGCTGGCCACCTCCGCGGCTCCTCCCGGGCCTCCAGCGGCCGCCTCCCCCTGCCTAGGGCCTGTGGCAACTACCGGGAGCGGGCTCCGCCGGGGAGCCGAAGGCATCTTGgcgccgcagccgccgccgccgccgccgccgcagcagCACCAGGAGAGGCCAGGGGCCGCCGCCATCGGCAGCGCCAG GGGACAGAGCACAGGAAAGGGACCCCCACAGTCACCT GTGTTTGAAGGCGTCTACAACAATTCCAGAATGCTGCATTTCCTTACAGCTGTTGTG GGCTCCACTTGTGATGTAAAGGTGAAAAATGGTACCACCTATGAGGGTATATTCAAGACGCTAAGCTCAAAG TTTGAACTAGCAGTGGATGCTGTGCACCGGAAAGCATCTGAGCCAGCAGGTGGCCCTCGTCGGGAGGACATTGTGGACACCATGGTGTTTAAGCCAAGTGATGTCATGCTCGTTCACTTCCGAAATGTTGACTTCAACTACGCTACTAAAG ACAAGTTCACCGATTCAGCCATTGCCATGAACTCAAAAGTGAATGGGGAACACAAAGAGAAGGTGCTTCAGCGCTGGGAGGGGGGTGACAGCAACAGCGACGACTACGACCTCGAGTCCGACATG TCCAATGGATGGGACCCCAATGAAATGTTCAAGTTTAATGAGGAGAACTACGGTGTGAAGACCACCTACGATAGCAGTCTTTCTTCTTATAC GGTGCCCTTAGAAAAGGACAACTCAGAAGAATTTCGTCAGCGAGAGCTGCGTGCAGCCCAGTTGGCTCGAGAGATTGAATCAAGCCCCCAGTACCGCCTGCGGATCGCCATGGAGAACGATGATGGGCGCACTGAAGAGGAGAAGCACAGTGCGGTCCAGCGGCAGGGTTCGGGTCGGGAGAGCCCCAGCTTGGCATCCAG GGAGGGGAAGTATATCCCTCTGCCTCAGCGAGTCCGAGAAGGTCCCCGGGGAGGAGTTCGATGCAGCAGCTCTCGGGGCGGTCGGCCTGGCCTTAGCTCTTTGCCACCTCGTGGCCCTCACCATCTGGACAATAGCAGTCCTGGCCCAGGTTCTGAGGCCCGTGGTATCAATGGAG gccctTCCCGCATGTCCCCAAAGGCACAGCGGCCTCTGAGAGGTGCCAAGACTCTGTCTTCACCCAGTAATAGGCCTTCTGGAGAAACTTCTGTTCCACCTCCTCCTGCAG TGGGCCGGATATATCCCCCGCGTTCTCCCAAGTCTGCTGCCCCTGCCCCAATCTCAGCTTCCTGTCCTGAGCCTCCCATCGGCTCGGCAGTGCCAACCTCTTCAGCCTCCATCCCTGTGACCTCATCAGTCTCAGATCCTGGAGTGGGCTCCATTTCCCCAGCTTCTCCAAAGATCTCCCTGGCCCCCACAGATG TAAAAGAACTCTCTACCAAGGAACCTGGGAGAACTCTGGAGCCCCAGGAGCTGGCTCGGATAGCTGGGAAAG TCCCTGGTCTTCAGAATGAACAGAAACGATTCCAACTGGAAGAACTGAGAAAGTTTGGGGCCCAGTTTAAG CTTCAGCCCAGTAGCTCCCCTGAGAACAGCTTGGATCCTTTTCCTCCCCGGATCTTAAAGGAGGAGcccaaaggaaaggagaaggaggttgATGGTCTGTTGACTTCAGAGCCCATGGGGTCTCCCGTCTCCTCCAAGACAGAGTCCGTATCGGATAAGGAGGACAAACCACCCCTGGCACCAGCAGGAGGCACTGAGGGGCCAGAGCAGCCCCCACCACCTTGCCCAAGCCAAACTGGCAGCCCCCCGGTGGGCCTCATCAAGGGAGAAGACAAGGATGAGGGCCCTGTTGCTGA ACAAGTAAAGAAATCAACGTTGAACCCTAATGCTAAGGAATTCAATCCTACAAAGCCTCTGCTGTCTGTG AATAAATCCACCAGTACCCCAACTTCTCCAGGGCCCCGGACTCATTCAACTCCCTCCATCCCGGTGCTGACAGCAGGCCAGAGTGGGCTATACAGCCCCCAGTACATCTCCTACATACCTCAGATCCACATGGGACCAGCTGTGCAG GCACCTCAGATGTATCCATATCCTGTATCCAATTCAGTGCCTGGGCAGCAGGGCAAGTACCGGGGAGCAAAAG gctcCCTGCCCCCGCAGCGCTCGGACCAACACCAGCCAGCTTCAGCCCCGCCAATGATGCAGGCCGCCGCGGCTGCTGGCCCACCTCTGGTGGCTGCCACGCCCTATTCTTCCTACATACCCTACAACCCTCAGCAGTTCCCAGGCCAGCCTGCCATGATGCAGCCCATGGCCCACTACCCCTCACAG CCGGTGTTTGCCCCCATGCTTCAGAGCAACCCACGCATGCTGACATCGGGCAGCCATCCCCAGGCCATCGTGTCATCCTCTACCCCTCAGTACCCTTCTGCGGAGCAGCCCACTCCCCAAGCCCTTTATG CCACTGTTCACCAGTCCTACCCACACCATGCCACGCAGCTCCATGCCCACCAGCCGCAGCCGGCTACCACGCCTACTGGAAGCCAGCCGCAGTCCCAGCATGCGGCCCCCAGTCCTGTCCAG CATCAGGCGGGGCAGGCCCCACACCTGGGCAGTGGACAGCCACAGCAGAATCTGTACCACCCAGGGGCCCTGACAGGCACGCCGCCCTCTCTGCCACCGGGACCTTCTGCCCAGTCCCCTCAGAGCAGCTTCCCCCAGCCAGCCGCTGTGTATGCCATCCACCACCAGCAGCTGCCCCACGGCTTCACCAACATGGCCCATGTTACCCAG gCCCATGTCCAAACTGGAATCACAGCAGCCCCGCCCCCTCACCCTGGGGCTCCCCACCCgccccaggtgatgctgctgcaCCCACCCCAGAGTCATGGGGGGCCCCCCCAAGGCGCGGTGCCCCAGAGTGGGGTGCCTGCACTCTCAGCTTCCACACCCTCACCCTACCCCTACATCGGACACCCCCAAG TTCAATCTCATCCCTCCCAGCAGCTCCCCTTCCACCCCCCGGGGAACTGA
- the ATXN2L gene encoding ataxin-2-like protein isoform X7 produces MLKPQPPQQPSQPQQPPPTQQAVARRLPGGTSPPNGGLPGPLATSAAPPGPPAAASPCLGPVATTGSGLRRGAEGILAPQPPPPPPPQQHQERPGAAAIGSARGQSTGKGPPQSPVFEGVYNNSRMLHFLTAVVGSTCDVKVKNGTTYEGIFKTLSSKFELAVDAVHRKASEPAGGPRREDIVDTMVFKPSDVMLVHFRNVDFNYATKDKFTDSAIAMNSKVNGEHKEKVLQRWEGGDSNSDDYDLESDMSNGWDPNEMFKFNEENYGVKTTYDSSLSSYTVPLEKDNSEEFRQRELRAAQLAREIESSPQYRLRIAMENDDGRTEEEKHSAVQRQGSGRESPSLASREGKYIPLPQRVREGPRGGVRCSSSRGGRPGLSSLPPRGPHHLDNSSPGPGSEARGINGGPSRMSPKAQRPLRGAKTLSSPSNRPSGETSVPPPPAAPPFLPVGRIYPPRSPKSAAPAPISASCPEPPIGSAVPTSSASIPVTSSVSDPGVGSISPASPKISLAPTDVKELSTKEPGRTLEPQELARIAGKVPGLQNEQKRFQLEELRKFGAQFKLQPSSSPENSLDPFPPRILKEEPKGKEKEVDGLLTSEPMGSPVSSKTESVSDKEDKPPLAPAGGTEGPEQPPPPCPSQTGSPPVGLIKGEDKDEGPVAEQVKKSTLNPNAKEFNPTKPLLSVNKSTSTPTSPGPRTHSTPSIPVLTAGQSGLYSPQYISYIPQIHMGPAVQAPQMYPYPVSNSVPGQQGKYRGAKGSLPPQRSDQHQPASAPPMMQAAAAAGPPLVAATPYSSYIPYNPQQFPGQPAMMQPMAHYPSQPVFAPMLQSNPRMLTSGSHPQAIVSSSTPQYPSAEQPTPQALYATVHQSYPHHATQLHAHQPQPATTPTGSQPQSQHAAPSPVQHQAGQAPHLGSGQPQQNLYHPGALTGTPPSLPPGPSAQSPQSSFPQPAAVYAIHHQQLPHGFTNMAHVTQAHVQTGITAAPPPHPGAPHPPQVMLLHPPQSHGGPPQGAVPQSGVPALSASTPSPYPYIGHPQGEQPGQAPGFPGGADDRILQSHPSQQLPFHPPGN; encoded by the exons ATGTTGAAGCCTCAGCCGCCACAACAGCCCTCCCagccccagcagccgccccccacGCAACAGGCCGTGGCCCGCCGGCTCCCCGGGGGCACCAGCCCTCCCAACGGCGGCCTCCCGGGGCCGCTGGCCACCTCCGCGGCTCCTCCCGGGCCTCCAGCGGCCGCCTCCCCCTGCCTAGGGCCTGTGGCAACTACCGGGAGCGGGCTCCGCCGGGGAGCCGAAGGCATCTTGgcgccgcagccgccgccgccgccgccgccgcagcagCACCAGGAGAGGCCAGGGGCCGCCGCCATCGGCAGCGCCAG GGGACAGAGCACAGGAAAGGGACCCCCACAGTCACCT GTGTTTGAAGGCGTCTACAACAATTCCAGAATGCTGCATTTCCTTACAGCTGTTGTG GGCTCCACTTGTGATGTAAAGGTGAAAAATGGTACCACCTATGAGGGTATATTCAAGACGCTAAGCTCAAAG TTTGAACTAGCAGTGGATGCTGTGCACCGGAAAGCATCTGAGCCAGCAGGTGGCCCTCGTCGGGAGGACATTGTGGACACCATGGTGTTTAAGCCAAGTGATGTCATGCTCGTTCACTTCCGAAATGTTGACTTCAACTACGCTACTAAAG ACAAGTTCACCGATTCAGCCATTGCCATGAACTCAAAAGTGAATGGGGAACACAAAGAGAAGGTGCTTCAGCGCTGGGAGGGGGGTGACAGCAACAGCGACGACTACGACCTCGAGTCCGACATG TCCAATGGATGGGACCCCAATGAAATGTTCAAGTTTAATGAGGAGAACTACGGTGTGAAGACCACCTACGATAGCAGTCTTTCTTCTTATAC GGTGCCCTTAGAAAAGGACAACTCAGAAGAATTTCGTCAGCGAGAGCTGCGTGCAGCCCAGTTGGCTCGAGAGATTGAATCAAGCCCCCAGTACCGCCTGCGGATCGCCATGGAGAACGATGATGGGCGCACTGAAGAGGAGAAGCACAGTGCGGTCCAGCGGCAGGGTTCGGGTCGGGAGAGCCCCAGCTTGGCATCCAG GGAGGGGAAGTATATCCCTCTGCCTCAGCGAGTCCGAGAAGGTCCCCGGGGAGGAGTTCGATGCAGCAGCTCTCGGGGCGGTCGGCCTGGCCTTAGCTCTTTGCCACCTCGTGGCCCTCACCATCTGGACAATAGCAGTCCTGGCCCAGGTTCTGAGGCCCGTGGTATCAATGGAG gccctTCCCGCATGTCCCCAAAGGCACAGCGGCCTCTGAGAGGTGCCAAGACTCTGTCTTCACCCAGTAATAGGCCTTCTGGAGAAACTTCTGTTCCACCTCCTCCTGCAG CTCCCCCTTTTCTTCCAGTGGGCCGGATATATCCCCCGCGTTCTCCCAAGTCTGCTGCCCCTGCCCCAATCTCAGCTTCCTGTCCTGAGCCTCCCATCGGCTCGGCAGTGCCAACCTCTTCAGCCTCCATCCCTGTGACCTCATCAGTCTCAGATCCTGGAGTGGGCTCCATTTCCCCAGCTTCTCCAAAGATCTCCCTGGCCCCCACAGATG TAAAAGAACTCTCTACCAAGGAACCTGGGAGAACTCTGGAGCCCCAGGAGCTGGCTCGGATAGCTGGGAAAG TCCCTGGTCTTCAGAATGAACAGAAACGATTCCAACTGGAAGAACTGAGAAAGTTTGGGGCCCAGTTTAAG CTTCAGCCCAGTAGCTCCCCTGAGAACAGCTTGGATCCTTTTCCTCCCCGGATCTTAAAGGAGGAGcccaaaggaaaggagaaggaggttgATGGTCTGTTGACTTCAGAGCCCATGGGGTCTCCCGTCTCCTCCAAGACAGAGTCCGTATCGGATAAGGAGGACAAACCACCCCTGGCACCAGCAGGAGGCACTGAGGGGCCAGAGCAGCCCCCACCACCTTGCCCAAGCCAAACTGGCAGCCCCCCGGTGGGCCTCATCAAGGGAGAAGACAAGGATGAGGGCCCTGTTGCTGA ACAAGTAAAGAAATCAACGTTGAACCCTAATGCTAAGGAATTCAATCCTACAAAGCCTCTGCTGTCTGTG AATAAATCCACCAGTACCCCAACTTCTCCAGGGCCCCGGACTCATTCAACTCCCTCCATCCCGGTGCTGACAGCAGGCCAGAGTGGGCTATACAGCCCCCAGTACATCTCCTACATACCTCAGATCCACATGGGACCAGCTGTGCAG GCACCTCAGATGTATCCATATCCTGTATCCAATTCAGTGCCTGGGCAGCAGGGCAAGTACCGGGGAGCAAAAG gctcCCTGCCCCCGCAGCGCTCGGACCAACACCAGCCAGCTTCAGCCCCGCCAATGATGCAGGCCGCCGCGGCTGCTGGCCCACCTCTGGTGGCTGCCACGCCCTATTCTTCCTACATACCCTACAACCCTCAGCAGTTCCCAGGCCAGCCTGCCATGATGCAGCCCATGGCCCACTACCCCTCACAG CCGGTGTTTGCCCCCATGCTTCAGAGCAACCCACGCATGCTGACATCGGGCAGCCATCCCCAGGCCATCGTGTCATCCTCTACCCCTCAGTACCCTTCTGCGGAGCAGCCCACTCCCCAAGCCCTTTATG CCACTGTTCACCAGTCCTACCCACACCATGCCACGCAGCTCCATGCCCACCAGCCGCAGCCGGCTACCACGCCTACTGGAAGCCAGCCGCAGTCCCAGCATGCGGCCCCCAGTCCTGTCCAG CATCAGGCGGGGCAGGCCCCACACCTGGGCAGTGGACAGCCACAGCAGAATCTGTACCACCCAGGGGCCCTGACAGGCACGCCGCCCTCTCTGCCACCGGGACCTTCTGCCCAGTCCCCTCAGAGCAGCTTCCCCCAGCCAGCCGCTGTGTATGCCATCCACCACCAGCAGCTGCCCCACGGCTTCACCAACATGGCCCATGTTACCCAG gCCCATGTCCAAACTGGAATCACAGCAGCCCCGCCCCCTCACCCTGGGGCTCCCCACCCgccccaggtgatgctgctgcaCCCACCCCAGAGTCATGGGGGGCCCCCCCAAGGCGCGGTGCCCCAGAGTGGGGTGCCTGCACTCTCAGCTTCCACACCCTCACCCTACCCCTACATCGGACACCCCCAAGGTGAGCAGCCTGGCCAGGCGCCTGGATTTCCAGGAGGAGCCGATGACAGGATTC TTCAATCTCATCCCTCCCAGCAGCTCCCCTTCCACCCCCCGGGGAACTGA